The genomic DNA TCCTCAGGGTCTGTGCCGTTGAGCTTCTCTCCAAACATGGTGAGGAACATGGTGAAGTTGATTGGTCCAGGTGCTTCGTTCATCATGGCCTCCAGGTAGTCGTCATTTGgatttttccctttaaaaagacaaaaggttcttaaaattaaaatgccaGCAATTTAAAGAGTAGAAGGTGAAACATAATGGTTCCTCTTTGCCAGATAGCTTTATTTCTCTGTTTGATTGAAGCCCATGTTTGTTAGCTAAACAGTAGACAAATTAATTTGCATTCAACTTTTCCAGTTTCTGCATATTCaccagtaaaaataaacaagctgGTCAAAACTTGAATGAGAACCTAATTTTAAATGAACCAGTtatctgctgctttgttttatcGGTTTTATGAGTGGGAACAATACTGATTGACAGGAACAAATAGGCAAACACAAGggctttaaaaacattcataatcAAGACACAATAACACAATGAATTGGCCTAAAcatgagcagaaataaaatggacaTATGTAGTTAACTGAGGCAGTTTTAAGACCTTGGGAATATGTTAATTcaattttaatctttattttaaaaaatctaaagcaacaagaaagagaaaaacaattacTGATGACTCCATTAAGTAAATATTCAATTGGGAAAAAGTCATTGTCATTACTAgaagctaaaacaaaattatctcaagtttgcttttaaaaatgaactgcaAGAGCCACTATGGCTCGAAACCAGAGCTAATTTCTCATCCGATCAGTTTGTCTGCTAAAGGTGTGGCCACTCACAGTCCAAAGCACACCACAGTTCATTTACAAACAGGCATGGAAATGTAATACTATTGCTTGCAATAAGAGCCAAAACTATATTAACTAATGTAGCATTATTTGCAAAAACTGAGTCTCACTAAGTTATGTTTCAAAAAAACCACTAATTACTACATTTTACTCACCCAGTGAGGCGAGCATGTCATGAAGATCCTCTTTGTCGACAAAGCCATCCCGGTTCTGGTCAATCATGTTGAAGGCCTCCTTGAACTCCTGAATCTGGGACTGGTCAAACATGGCGAAGACATTGGAGGTGGCGCGCTGAGGGCGCTTCTTGGTGGTCTTTCCCTTTGCCCTTTTGCTCGACATTGTGGCTGGTTTAGTATATTTCTGGAAAAGTAGAAACACAATATTGTTATAGCTCAGATCAGTGGGATGACAAAGGAGCGCtgagtaaataaaaagataaacagatAAGCCAGTTacagtgcaaaaaataaataaaaaaatattcaccccTTGAGCTGCAGATCAAATAGTGAAAACAAACCtacttttttatataacattgaatacaccaaaaacaaaaactgtccaactaacagaaataaattgtggtttaataagcaaaaaacaactttaaggtGTCTAGGCCTGGTCCATATGAGTATATCTGAAattatctttgtattttttctttcaaaaagatTCTTTTAagtatgaaataatttttcagaaTCTTTATccatacaaagaaaataaaccatGAGTTATGGCAGACTTGAATGTGGTGTAACGCCGTCATCAAAATtccccaaaacaaaaaggagagaGTGGATCATTAAAGcttgatgttttaaaaagacaaaaggttCTTAAAATTAAAGTCATCTGACTTGCCTGGTGGAGAAGTATTAGGATGGAAGTATGACAATCAGTTACAAATAGTTGCATATTAGTAATCCACTCTGAAAtctaataaatgaaaaaaagaaaaaataggtctattttttgtttttacaattgtTTTCTCTAAATATTTGTGTAGTTAAAAATTGGTTATAGACTTATAATAAGCACCAGTAAGATGCTCCAAATGTATAAACCtcattaaaaattgtaaatattcaCATCAGCATGTGATTTTACAAACTGGCCAACTCAAATGGTTCAGACCAGTTGCAGAAAAAGATTATGATTAAAAGGTGCACCAGATCATGCTGCTACTCAAAATGAAATTGTGTGATGCCATATCTATCTCAGAGGCTGTGCAATTTAATACCCTAGCAGTAAATCCC from Xiphophorus couchianus chromosome 21, X_couchianus-1.0, whole genome shotgun sequence includes the following:
- the myl12.1 gene encoding myosin, light chain 12, 1 — protein: MSSKRAKGKTTKKRPQRATSNVFAMFDQSQIQEFKEAFNMIDQNRDGFVDKEDLHDMLASLGKNPNDDYLEAMMNEAPGPINFTMFLTMFGEKLNGTDPEDVIRNAFACFDEEGTGFIPEDYLRELLTTMGDRFTDEEVDELFREAPIDKKNNFNYVEFTRILKHGAKDKDD